The following DNA comes from Methanomassiliicoccales archaeon.
CCACCACCTGAAGACCGATCAGCGCCCGCATGAGACCCATCTTAGTGGTGTTCACCTGCATGGTGTAGGCCTGCACATACCCATCGTCCTCCAGACGAGAGATGCGCCTGCTGATCGTCGCTTTAGAAACGCCTAACCGGTCAGCTATGCTACTTAGTCCCTCGCGAGCATTGCGCCGTAACATTCTGAGGATCTCGAGATCCGTTGTGTCCATGACCTTCCCCTGCAACAAATTTGCAAAATGGTCATTAATTATATGATTATTTGGACTTTTGTTTCATAAACTACATATTAATGTAAAAAAATTGTAAAAAGGGAAGTTTATCCTGTTTTGATCTTGGACTTCCCTCTTGGCCCGACGAGCCTCTCCAAAGCCGCCACTACCTCATCCAGTTTGGAGGCGGGAATACCGACCAGCATCTCTGAAGGCTCCAGATCGGTGGACTTGCGGCAACCGAAGCATCCGATGGACAGACTGAGCGTGTCATGCAAATAAGGGTAGACCGTGGAATAAGCGCAGCTCGCCTGGAACGGCTCCATCTCCACCACCATCTTGCCTCCTTGGAAGAACTTCGCCGCCACTGGGAGCAACCAATACATCTGCTCTGGCGTGCCTGTTACGATGACGACATCCGGTTTTATCTTCGTTTCGCTCAGTGGAGAGACGGCAGTGGCCATTACACTTCCGCATTCCAGCTGGGGGCGTTCCTCGATCATCTTCTTGGCCGCCTCAACCGTATCGAACATACCGATATTGAAGTGGAACTCACCGGATTTGACCTTGTCCGGTATGGGTAATATGCCAAGGGCGGACCCGCCCACCACGCAGGCATGCTTTTCCCCGGTCAGAAGCAACTTCTCCCCTCTCCTGGCCCTCATAATGGATTGACAATGCCTTATGTTCTTTTCCGGGACCTGATAACCTTCTGGCAGGGCCTCCCCCTTTTTGATCAAGGTAACAGCCACCGGTTCTGTCTTGAGCTCCAGAACGTCCATGAGAACTTTGGCGGATTTTGCATAGTCGGTCAATTTAACACCTTATAGAATACGTCCGTATACGATAGATAATGATTGGTATTGACCTACGTCCGATCCTGATCAACGCACCGAACATACCCAGCGATCGTAGAAGAGGTCTCTTTGATTTTCGAAGATGGTGCATGTACGACCTTTGTCATGGCACCATTGCTCCATGAACTTCACCTCCTCCTCTGTGGCAACCGTCATGATTATATTATCCGCCAATTCCAAAATCTGGTCAACTATCAACTTCCAGGTCCAGGAGTTGATGATGTTGATGTCTCCGGCCATCAACATGATGGCATACGGGGCCTTATCCAGATATTCCGAGGCCTTGGTCCCGTCCAGCAGCACGGTGTTCCAAGGTTGCAACCGACCCTCCAACAGACCGCGGCACAGCAGATCGCGGTCAACGTCATATGCCAATGGTCTCAGACCCATCTTCACCAGGGTCTTGCTCCCTACGCCGGAACCGCAACAACAGTCATAGCATAGGTCTCCAGGCTTGAAATGCCATTCCTTCCAGATGAGATCGGAGACCTTCTTCTCCCGATCGGCAGGAAGGTCATCCAAGGCAGGCTGGCATTCTTTCAACATTTTATTGGAGAAATATTCCATCACCGCTTCCCGCCAATCCTCGATACTGCACTTGAATACCTTGATGTCCAATTCCGGAAGGATCTCGATGAGGTCCTCGGAAGGCTCCTTCCACAGAAAACTGACGGCCTTCCATCCTTCGTCCTCGCGGGCCATTGCCAGCGGTGTTTCATCATTGTCTATCAGTAAGCGGACCTCGGTCGACCCCCGGAGCATTTGGACCAGGGATGACTCGTTGGTCAACGCTTCGAACGAGCTCTCGATCAATCGTACGTCCTCCAACTGGAAAAGCTCGGGAAGTTTCATTTCAATGCGGAAATGATTAATTCATTATTAATAACTGGTCGATACGACCCCGGCCCTGCACAAATGGATTATATATCTTTATTCTCTCCACATTGCAAATGAACCTTCAGCCTAAACGGGACTGGGACCTATGGGCCATCATCGGGCTTTCCTTGACCCTGATTCTGATCATATATCTGTTGCCGGACAACGTTATGCGTGTGATCATAGGCCTGCCGTTCATTCTATTCTTTCCCGGTTACGCCGCATTGTCCGTGCTCTTTCCTGAGAGCAAGGACCTGGAGATCATCGAGAGGGTTGCGCTCTCGTTCGGTCTCAGCATAGCCATCTCACCATTGGTGGGCTTCGGCCTGAACTATACGCCCTTCGGGATACGCCTAGCACCGATCCTGCTCAGTTTGTCGGCCTTGAACGTTGCTCTTAGCGCCGCGGGATTATACCGCCGACAGATGGCCGAGAGTCCCTACCTCCCGTTCGACCCCG
Coding sequences within:
- a CDS encoding DUF169 domain-containing protein; this encodes MTDYAKSAKVLMDVLELKTEPVAVTLIKKGEALPEGYQVPEKNIRHCQSIMRARRGEKLLLTGEKHACVVGGSALGILPIPDKVKSGEFHFNIGMFDTVEAAKKMIEERPQLECGSVMATAVSPLSETKIKPDVVIVTGTPEQMYWLLPVAAKFFQGGKMVVEMEPFQASCAYSTVYPYLHDTLSLSIGCFGCRKSTDLEPSEMLVGIPASKLDEVVAALERLVGPRGKSKIKTG